The proteins below are encoded in one region of Pseudomonas ekonensis:
- a CDS encoding succinylglutamate desuccinylase/aspartoacylase family protein produces MRHQMHDLLAPLPGTARQIHSFHFGLQKGQGKIYIQSSLHADELPGMLVAWHLKQRLTELEAAGRLRSEIVLVPVANPVGLEQVLMDVPLGRYELESGQNFNRWFVDLSEEIGNDVAERLGDDPRQNLELIRASLRTALGRQTPATQLQSQRLTLQRLACDADMVLDLHCDFEAVTHLYTTPEAWPQVEPLARCIGSQASLLATDSGGQSFDECFTLLWWQLQERFGERFDIPPGSFSVTVELRGQGDVSHPLAEQDSQALIDYLTHFGAIAGEPAPLPPLPFPATPLAGVEPVATPVGGLLVFTATPGQYLEAGQRIADIIDPITDRVTPVHCTVAGLLYARSLRRMATAGMVIAHVAGAEAYRSGYLLSP; encoded by the coding sequence ATGCGCCATCAGATGCATGACCTGCTGGCCCCGCTGCCGGGGACCGCACGCCAGATCCACAGCTTCCACTTCGGCCTGCAGAAGGGCCAAGGCAAGATCTACATCCAGTCCTCGCTGCACGCCGACGAACTGCCCGGCATGCTGGTGGCCTGGCACCTCAAGCAACGGCTGACGGAGCTGGAGGCCGCCGGCCGCCTGCGCAGCGAAATCGTGCTGGTGCCGGTGGCCAACCCGGTCGGCCTCGAACAAGTGCTGATGGACGTGCCGCTGGGCCGCTACGAGCTGGAGAGCGGGCAGAACTTCAACCGCTGGTTCGTCGACCTCAGCGAAGAGATCGGCAACGACGTCGCCGAGCGGCTGGGCGACGATCCCAGGCAAAACCTCGAACTGATCCGCGCCAGCCTGCGTACCGCCTTAGGCCGCCAGACACCCGCCACCCAACTGCAGTCCCAGCGACTGACCCTGCAGCGGCTGGCCTGCGATGCGGACATGGTGCTGGACCTGCACTGCGACTTCGAGGCCGTCACCCACCTCTACACCACGCCCGAGGCCTGGCCGCAGGTCGAACCGCTGGCGCGCTGCATCGGCTCGCAAGCCAGCCTGCTGGCCACCGACTCCGGCGGCCAGTCGTTCGACGAATGCTTCACGCTGCTCTGGTGGCAGTTGCAGGAGCGCTTCGGCGAACGCTTCGACATTCCGCCCGGCAGCTTTTCGGTGACCGTCGAACTGCGCGGTCAGGGCGACGTCAGCCATCCGCTGGCCGAACAGGACAGCCAGGCGCTGATCGATTACCTGACGCACTTCGGCGCAATCGCCGGCGAACCGGCGCCGCTGCCGCCGCTGCCCTTCCCCGCCACGCCGCTGGCCGGGGTCGAGCCGGTCGCCACGCCGGTCGGCGGGCTGCTGGTGTTCACCGCCACGCCGGGCCAATACCTGGAGGCCGGCCAACGCATCGCCGACATCATCGACCCGATCACCGACCGCGTGACGCCCGTCCACTGCACCGTCGCCGGCCTGCTGTACGCGCGCTCGCTGCGCCGCATGGCCACCGCCGGCATGGTCATCGCCCATGTGGCCGGCGCCGAAGCCTACCGCAGCGGCTATCTGCTTTCGCCTTGA
- a CDS encoding ABC transporter ATP-binding protein, translating to MYKLTVEDLHKSYGDHQVLKGVSLKAKTGDVISLIGASGSGKSTFLRCINFLEQPNSGAMSLDGQSIRMASDRHGMHVADPDELQRLRTRLAMVFQHFNLWSHMTVLENITMAPRRVLGCAKAEAEDRARRYLDKVGLPARVADQYPAFLSGGQQQRVAIARALAMEPEVMLFDEPTSALDPELVGEVLKVIQGLADEGRTMIMVTHEMSFARKVSSQVLFLHQGLVEEEGAPEEVLGNPKSERLKQFLSGNLK from the coding sequence ATGTACAAACTGACTGTTGAAGACCTGCACAAGAGCTACGGCGACCATCAGGTGCTCAAAGGCGTCTCGCTCAAGGCCAAGACCGGCGACGTGATCAGCCTGATCGGCGCCAGCGGCTCGGGCAAGAGCACGTTCCTGCGCTGCATCAATTTCCTCGAACAGCCCAACAGCGGCGCGATGAGCCTCGACGGCCAGTCGATCCGCATGGCCAGCGACCGCCACGGCATGCACGTCGCCGATCCGGATGAGCTGCAGCGCCTGCGCACCCGCCTGGCCATGGTGTTCCAGCACTTCAACCTGTGGAGCCACATGACCGTGCTGGAGAACATCACCATGGCCCCCCGCCGGGTGCTGGGCTGCGCCAAGGCCGAGGCCGAAGACCGCGCCCGCCGCTACCTGGACAAGGTCGGCCTGCCGGCGCGGGTGGCCGACCAGTACCCGGCGTTCCTGTCCGGCGGCCAGCAGCAGCGGGTGGCCATCGCCCGCGCGCTGGCGATGGAGCCGGAGGTCATGCTGTTCGACGAACCGACCTCGGCCCTCGACCCGGAACTGGTCGGCGAGGTGCTCAAGGTGATCCAGGGCCTGGCCGACGAAGGCCGCACCATGATCATGGTGACCCACGAGATGAGCTTTGCGCGCAAGGTGTCCAGCCAGGTGCTGTTCCTGCACCAGGGGCTGGTGGAGGAAGAAGGCGCGCCGGAGGAGGTGCTGGGCAACCCCAAGAGCGAGCGGCTCAAGCAGTTCCTCAGCGGCAACCTCAAGTGA
- the dcd gene encoding dCTP deaminase, which produces MSIKSDKWIRRMAQEHGMIEPFVERQMRGSDDSRVISYGVSSYGYDVRCTNHFKVFTNINSAIVDPKNFDAGSFVDIHSDVCIIPPNSFALASTVEYFRIPRNVLTICLGKSTYARCGIIVNVTPLEPEWEGHVTLEFSNTTNLPAKIYANEGVAQMLFLESDEQCEVSYKDRGGKYQGQRGVTLPRT; this is translated from the coding sequence ATGAGCATCAAATCGGACAAGTGGATTCGCCGCATGGCGCAGGAACACGGCATGATCGAACCGTTCGTCGAGCGACAGATGCGCGGCAGCGACGACAGCCGCGTGATTTCCTACGGTGTGTCGAGCTACGGCTACGACGTGCGTTGCACCAATCATTTCAAGGTGTTCACCAACATCAACTCGGCCATCGTCGACCCGAAGAACTTCGACGCCGGCAGCTTCGTCGACATCCACAGCGACGTGTGCATCATTCCGCCGAACTCCTTCGCCCTGGCCAGCACCGTCGAGTACTTCCGCATTCCGCGCAACGTGCTGACCATCTGCCTGGGCAAGAGCACCTACGCCCGCTGCGGCATCATCGTCAACGTCACGCCGCTGGAACCCGAGTGGGAAGGCCACGTGACCCTGGAGTTCTCGAACACCACCAACCTGCCGGCGAAGATCTACGCCAACGAAGGCGTGGCGCAGATGCTGTTCCTGGAATCCGACGAGCAATGCGAAGTCTCCTACAAGGATCGCGGCGGCAAGTACCAGGGCCAACGCGGCGTGACCCTACCGCGCACCTGA
- a CDS encoding cold-shock protein, with amino-acid sequence MSNRQTGTVKWFNDEKGFGFITPQSGDDLFVHFKAIQADGFKTLKEGQQVSFIATRGQKGMQAEEVQVI; translated from the coding sequence ATGTCCAATCGCCAAACCGGTACCGTTAAGTGGTTCAACGATGAGAAAGGCTTCGGCTTCATCACCCCACAATCCGGTGACGATCTGTTCGTACACTTCAAAGCCATCCAGGCTGACGGTTTCAAAACCCTGAAAGAAGGCCAGCAGGTTTCTTTCATCGCTACCCGCGGTCAGAAAGGCATGCAAGCTGAAGAAGTACAAGTTATCTAA